The Anaerolineales bacterium DNA segment ATACCGGATCACGCCGGCGGAAGGCGAGGAAGTGTACCTGATGGTTTTGGGAACCGCCCGGTATACCAGGCAGAAGGCTCCCTACCAATTCATCATCGTCAACGGGTAAACTAAACAAAAAAGAGGCTGCCCGAGGGCAGCCTCTTTTTTTACACTTCCTCTTCCGGCGGCGCGGACCGCCTGCGCGAATCCTGCAGTTCGCGCATGCGCGCCTCCAACTGCTCGCGCCGGGCATACGCCGCCTCGCGGGCGAGTTCACGCAACTCCTCTCCGGAGTAGGGGGTATACAGCAGCGCCAAAGCCGCGCCGACGGCCGCACCCAGAACCGACCCGGCGACAAACGAGAAAAAGCGCGTCATGGATTCGCCTCCGTAGGATGGATCATGATGTCTGGACCGGGCAATGATCGAGCCCGATTATAACAACGATTTCCGATCCGCGGCGGAGGCCGCCGACGCGGTATGCCGATTGCGGTAAAATCGGACGGATTTTCGCCTTTGGAAACGGGGGAAAGGGAAATTTCATTGAATCGATGCTTGTCCAACCAAGGCATTACTGGTCGGCGGCGCCCCCCCTGGAATTCCGGAAGGAACAGATGGAGGATCCGCGCCGCCTCCGCCGCAGGCGAATCTCCGCCCGCCAGGAATAGCCGATGGATAAATTGCGCAACCGGCTTCTGATCGGCCTCGGTTTGGGCGTCCTCGTTGCGGCGGCCCTGGCGCTCTGGTCCGACCTTTCCAAACTGGAAAAACTCCTCTCGGATTTTCCCTGGGGATTTTTCGTGCTGGCGCTGGGCTGCACGCTGTTCAACTATATTCTGCGGTTCGTCAAATGGCACTATTACATCCGCCGGATCGGCGCCCGGAATCTGCCGCCCGCCGACAGCGCCCGGCTGTTCGTCGCCGGTTTTCCGCTGGCGGTGACTCCTGGCAAGGTCGGCGAAGCGCTTAAGGCGCTGTGGCTTTCCGAATGGAGCGGCATTCCCTTCTCGCGCGGATTGCCGGTCGTGCTGGCGGAGCGCTTCAGCGACGGCCTGGCGGTGCTGATCCTCTCCGCCTTCGGGATCTTCAGCGTTCCCTCCCTGGGACCGGCCTTCCTGGCGGTCTTGGCCGGATCGCTGGCGGTGATCGCGCTTTCGCAGATTAGACCGCTGGCGCGCGCCATACTCGATCGGATGGAGCGGCTCCCGGTCGTCGGCAAGCGGATTCATCCGTTGCGAGAGTTTTACGAGGCCGGCTATCTACTCCTCCAGCCCGGCCCCTTGCTCTTCGCGGTCGGCATCGGGACTCTGTCCTGGCTCGGGGAAGGTGTCGGCTTTTTTCTGATTCTAATCGGATTGGGGCTTCCGGCGTCTGGCGCCACGTTCGCCAGCGCGGTTTTCTCGCTGGCCGTTTCCACGTTGGCCGGATCCCTGTCCGCGCTTCCCGGCGGGCTGGGCGCGGCGGAAGCCAGCATCACCGCCCTGCTGCTCTTGACCGCGACGGCGGATCACGCCGAGGCCGGCGCGGCCACCCTGCTGATCCGCCTCGCGACTCTGTGGTTTGGGGTTGCTCTGGGATTGGCCGCCTGGTCGATCACGCCGCGTTTGTGGAAGCGGACAACGAACGACGGACGGCAGGCTATGGCGGACGACCTCACACAAAACGACTCCGGCGGCCGCGGCCAGCCAGTTTAACCATGATTGTCGGACGTTGTCCATGGTCCGTCGTCAATGGTCAGCCGGTTCGGCATCCGGTTGCTCTTCCGGCTCCCTAACGCAAACCTTCTCTGAAAGGATGGCTTTGCCCATGAGCGGATTTTGGCGCGCGGATTTTCACACCCATACGGTCTGTTCGAAGGACGGCCTGACCGGCATCCAATCCTTGATCGATTCGGCGCGCCGCGCCGGTTTGGACAGGGTCGCGGTCACGGACCACAACACGATCCGCGGCGCGCTGGAAGCCGCGGCGTTGGCGCCGGATCTGATCGTCCCGGGCGAGGAAATCCAAACCTCGGA contains these protein-coding regions:
- a CDS encoding YtxH domain-containing protein; its protein translation is MTRFFSFVAGSVLGAAVGAALALLYTPYSGEELRELAREAAYARREQLEARMRELQDSRRRSAPPEEEV
- a CDS encoding flippase-like domain-containing protein, with amino-acid sequence MDKLRNRLLIGLGLGVLVAAALALWSDLSKLEKLLSDFPWGFFVLALGCTLFNYILRFVKWHYYIRRIGARNLPPADSARLFVAGFPLAVTPGKVGEALKALWLSEWSGIPFSRGLPVVLAERFSDGLAVLILSAFGIFSVPSLGPAFLAVLAGSLAVIALSQIRPLARAILDRMERLPVVGKRIHPLREFYEAGYLLLQPGPLLFAVGIGTLSWLGEGVGFFLILIGLGLPASGATFASAVFSLAVSTLAGSLSALPGGLGAAEASITALLLLTATADHAEAGAATLLIRLATLWFGVALGLAAWSITPRLWKRTTNDGRQAMADDLTQNDSGGRGQPV